The following is a genomic window from Enterobacteriaceae endosymbiont of Plateumaris consimilis.
TCATTGGATCAATCTAATATTGATAATCTTATGATCAATTTAGATGGTACCGAAAAAAAATATGTTCTTGGAGCAAATGCTATTTTAGCTGTATCATTAGCAAATGCTAGAGCTGCTGCTATATTTAAAAAAATTCCATTATATCAACATATTTCTGATATAAATGGTACATCTAATGAATTTACAATGCCATTACCAATGATAAATATTATTAATGGAGGAAAACATGCAGACAATAATCTCGATATTCAAGAATTTATGATACAACCTATTTGTGCAAAAAACATAAAAGAAGCAATTAAAATAGGATCAGAAATTTTTCATCATTTATATCAAGTATTAAAATCTTATAAATTAATTACTTCTGTAGGAGATGAAGGTGGTTTTGCACCTAATCTAAATAAAAATAGTGATGCATTTGATATTATTGCAGAAGCTATAAAAAACTCTGGATTTATTTTAGGTAAAGATATTACTTTTGCTATTGATTGTGCAGCTTCTGAACTATTTGATAAAAATAAATATCATTTAAAAGGTGAAGAATTAAGTTTAAATTATAAAGAATTAACTGATTTTTTTTGTAATTTAATAAAAAAATATCCTATAGTTTCTATAGAAGATGGATTAGATGAATCTGATTGGAAGGGATTTGCTT
Proteins encoded in this region:
- the eno gene encoding phosphopyruvate hydratase gives rise to the protein MSKIKNIIGREIIDSRGNPTVEAEVQLNNGSIGIASVPSGASIGSKEAIELRDNDQNRFLGKGVLKAINSIHKHIKQILINQDSLDQSNIDNLMINLDGTEKKYVLGANAILAVSLANARAAAIFKKIPLYQHISDINGTSNEFTMPLPMINIINGGKHADNNLDIQEFMIQPICAKNIKEAIKIGSEIFHHLYQVLKSYKLITSVGDEGGFAPNLNKNSDAFDIIAEAIKNSGFILGKDITFAIDCAASELFDKNKYHLKGEELSLNYKELTDFFCNLIKKYPIVSIEDGLDESDWKGFAYQTKILGNQIQLVGDDLFVTNKKLLKKGINLEIANAILIKLNQIGTLTETLSTIKTAKKNGYKVIISHRSGETEDTFIADLSVGVSAGQIKTGSMSRSERTSKYNQLIRIEEQLNGFAPLNIHNVIK